Proteins from one Bradyrhizobium amphicarpaeae genomic window:
- a CDS encoding ABC transporter permease: protein MKEGRPRSFYVLAIFFAAYVLFLYGPMIAIYVLSFQGPQGGLTFPMNGVSTFWIAKLFKGTGIVDLGAAFRRSLLLGIIVMIVTVVLSVAAGMAFRRKFKAQSILFYSAIASLIVPSIITSLGISLEFRIIDDLIKAHWNENFETSMGLLTSGLGAHLTWTLPFGLLIMFAIFNRFDPRLEEAARDLGATPWQTFRHVVLPIILPSVIGIGLFGFTLSWDELARSSQAIGAVNTLPLDLQGLTTTVTNPDIYALGTVISAVSFTVIALALGTIAMLNKRQAAKGSDAGQGLV from the coding sequence ATGAAGGAAGGACGCCCGCGCTCGTTCTATGTGCTCGCGATCTTCTTCGCGGCCTATGTGCTGTTCCTCTACGGGCCGATGATCGCGATCTACGTACTGTCGTTCCAGGGACCACAGGGCGGCCTCACCTTCCCGATGAACGGCGTGTCGACCTTCTGGATCGCAAAGCTGTTCAAGGGGACCGGGATCGTCGATCTCGGCGCGGCCTTCCGCCGCTCGCTATTGCTCGGCATCATCGTGATGATCGTCACCGTCGTGCTGTCGGTCGCCGCCGGCATGGCCTTCCGCAGGAAGTTCAAGGCGCAGAGCATCCTGTTCTACTCGGCGATCGCCAGCCTGATCGTGCCTTCGATCATCACCTCGCTCGGCATCTCGCTGGAATTTCGCATCATCGACGATCTGATCAAGGCGCATTGGAACGAGAATTTCGAGACCTCGATGGGCCTGCTCACCTCCGGGCTCGGCGCACACCTGACCTGGACGCTGCCGTTCGGGCTGCTCATCATGTTCGCGATCTTCAACCGCTTCGATCCCAGGCTCGAGGAAGCCGCGCGCGATCTCGGCGCGACGCCGTGGCAGACCTTCCGCCACGTCGTGCTGCCGATCATCCTGCCCTCGGTGATCGGTATCGGTCTGTTCGGCTTCACGCTGTCCTGGGACGAGCTCGCGCGCTCCAGCCAGGCGATCGGGGCGGTGAATACATTGCCGCTGGATCTGCAGGGCCTCACCACGACAGTGACGAACCCCGACATCTACGCGCTTGGCACCGTGATCTCGGCCGTGTCGTTCACGGTGATCGCGCTTGCACTCGGCACCATCGCCATGCTCAACAAGCGTCAGGCGGCCAAGGGCTCGGACGCCGGCCAAGGACTCGTCTGA